A window of Chlorocebus sabaeus isolate Y175 chromosome 14, mChlSab1.0.hap1, whole genome shotgun sequence contains these coding sequences:
- the CHST10 gene encoding carbohydrate sulfotransferase 10 isoform X1 encodes MHHQWLLLAACFWVIFMFMVASKFITLTFKDPDVYSAKQEFLFLTTMPEVRKLPEEKHIPEELKPTGKELPDSRLVQPLVYMERLELIRNVCRDDALKNLSHTPVSKFVLDRIFVCDKHKILFCQTPKVGNTQWKKVLIVLNGAFPSIEEIPENVVHDHEKNGLPRLSSFSDAEIQKRLKTYFKFFIVRDPFERLISAFKDKFVHNPRFEPWYRHEIAPGIIRKYRRNRTETRGIQFEDFVRYLGDPNHRWLDLQFGDHIIHWVTYAELCAPCEIMYSVIGHHETLEDDAPYILKEAGIDHLVSYPTIPPGITVYNRTKVEHYFLGISKRDIRRLYARFEGDFKLFGYQKPDFLLN; translated from the exons ATGCACCACCAGTGGCTGCTACTGGCCGCGTGCTTTTGGGTGATCTTCATGTTCATGGTGGCTAGCAAGTTCATCACGTTGACCTTTAAAGACCCAGATG TGTACAGTGCCAAACAGGAGTTTCTGTTCCTGACAACCATGCCGGAAGTGAGGAAGTTGCCAGAAGAGAAGCACATTCCCGAGGAACTGAAG CCAACTGGGAAGGAGCTTCCAGACAGCCGGCTTGTTCAACCCCTGGTCTACATGGAGCGCCTGGAACTCATCAGAAACGTCTGCAGGGATGACGCCCTGAAGAATCTCTCGCACACTCCCGTCTCCAAGTTTGTCCTGGACCGAATATTTGTCTGTGACAAGCACAAGATTCTTTTCTGCCAGACTCCCAAAGTGGGCAACACCCAGTGGAAGAAAGTACTGATTGTTCTGAACG GAGCCTTTCCTTCCATTGAGGAGATCCCCGAAAATGTGGTGCACGACCACGAGAAGAACGGCCTTCCTCGGCTCTCTTCCTTCAGTGATGCAGAAATTCAGAAGCG ATTGAAAACATACTTCAAGTTTTTTATTGTAAGAGATCCCTTCGAAAGACTTATTTCTGCATTTAAGGATAAATTTGTTCACAATCCCCGGTTTGAGCCTTGGTACAGGCATGAGATTGCCCCTGGCATCATCAGAAAATATAGGAGGAACCGGACGGAGACCCGGGGGATCCAGTTTGAAGATTTCGTGCGCTACCTGGGCGATCCGAACCACAGATGGCTAGACCTTCAGTTTGGGGACCACATCATTCACTGGGTGACGTATGCGGAGCTCTGTGCGCCCTGTGAGATAATGTACAGTGTCATTGGACACCACGAGACCCTGGAGGACGATGCCCCCTACATCTTAAAAGAGGCTGGCATTGACCACCTGGTGTCATACCCGACCATCCCTCCGGGCATCACCGTGTATAACAGAACCAAGGTGGAGCACTATTTCCTGGGCATCAGCAAACGAGACATCCGACGCCTGTATGCACGTTTCGAAGGGGACTTTAAGCTCTTTGGGTACCAGAAACCAGATTTTTTGCTAAACTAA
- the CHST10 gene encoding carbohydrate sulfotransferase 10 isoform X2, with amino-acid sequence MPAGTLEVMASVPSCYRGARGVYSAKQEFLFLTTMPEVRKLPEEKHIPEELKPTGKELPDSRLVQPLVYMERLELIRNVCRDDALKNLSHTPVSKFVLDRIFVCDKHKILFCQTPKVGNTQWKKVLIVLNGAFPSIEEIPENVVHDHEKNGLPRLSSFSDAEIQKRLKTYFKFFIVRDPFERLISAFKDKFVHNPRFEPWYRHEIAPGIIRKYRRNRTETRGIQFEDFVRYLGDPNHRWLDLQFGDHIIHWVTYAELCAPCEIMYSVIGHHETLEDDAPYILKEAGIDHLVSYPTIPPGITVYNRTKVEHYFLGISKRDIRRLYARFEGDFKLFGYQKPDFLLN; translated from the exons ATGCCAGCAGGGACCTTGGAGGTCATGGCCTCTGTTCCTTCATGTTACAGAGGTGCGAGGGGAG TGTACAGTGCCAAACAGGAGTTTCTGTTCCTGACAACCATGCCGGAAGTGAGGAAGTTGCCAGAAGAGAAGCACATTCCCGAGGAACTGAAG CCAACTGGGAAGGAGCTTCCAGACAGCCGGCTTGTTCAACCCCTGGTCTACATGGAGCGCCTGGAACTCATCAGAAACGTCTGCAGGGATGACGCCCTGAAGAATCTCTCGCACACTCCCGTCTCCAAGTTTGTCCTGGACCGAATATTTGTCTGTGACAAGCACAAGATTCTTTTCTGCCAGACTCCCAAAGTGGGCAACACCCAGTGGAAGAAAGTACTGATTGTTCTGAACG GAGCCTTTCCTTCCATTGAGGAGATCCCCGAAAATGTGGTGCACGACCACGAGAAGAACGGCCTTCCTCGGCTCTCTTCCTTCAGTGATGCAGAAATTCAGAAGCG ATTGAAAACATACTTCAAGTTTTTTATTGTAAGAGATCCCTTCGAAAGACTTATTTCTGCATTTAAGGATAAATTTGTTCACAATCCCCGGTTTGAGCCTTGGTACAGGCATGAGATTGCCCCTGGCATCATCAGAAAATATAGGAGGAACCGGACGGAGACCCGGGGGATCCAGTTTGAAGATTTCGTGCGCTACCTGGGCGATCCGAACCACAGATGGCTAGACCTTCAGTTTGGGGACCACATCATTCACTGGGTGACGTATGCGGAGCTCTGTGCGCCCTGTGAGATAATGTACAGTGTCATTGGACACCACGAGACCCTGGAGGACGATGCCCCCTACATCTTAAAAGAGGCTGGCATTGACCACCTGGTGTCATACCCGACCATCCCTCCGGGCATCACCGTGTATAACAGAACCAAGGTGGAGCACTATTTCCTGGGCATCAGCAAACGAGACATCCGACGCCTGTATGCACGTTTCGAAGGGGACTTTAAGCTCTTTGGGTACCAGAAACCAGATTTTTTGCTAAACTAA